One window of the Hoplias malabaricus isolate fHopMal1 chromosome Y, fHopMal1.hap1, whole genome shotgun sequence genome contains the following:
- the LOC136678089 gene encoding bromodomain-containing protein 3-like isoform X8 yields the protein MSAVTSPSQAPPTIVNPPPPEVTNPNKPGRKTNQLQYMQNVVVKTLWRHQFAWPFYTPVDAIKLNLPDYHKVIKNPMDMGTIKKRLENNYYWTAGECMQDFNTMFTNCYIYNKPTDDIVLMAQALEKIFLQKVAQMPQEEVELLPPPPKGKARKPGPPPSSENQQALAMSSASPSSSCPSSPPQLPQTPVIAATPVSTITSNVQAVPPAASMLPSAQPVVKKKGVKRKADTTTPTTCAITASRGESPTGMLESKHSKVISRRESTGRPIKPPKKDLEDNELLQQGNKKSKLSDHLKYCDTILKEMLSKKHAAYAWPFYKPVDAEALELHDYHEIIKQPMDLSTVKKKMDGREYPDAQSFAADVRLMFSNCYKYNPPDHEVVAMARKLQDVFEMRFAKMPDEPAEPSSPGAVSATAVVSKSTGSSESSADSSSSSSDSEEERATRLAELQEQLKAVHEQLAALSQGPVSKPKKKKEKKEKEKKKKDKEKDKDKSKAKVVVEEEKKTKSSQQNKQTQPKKSSTRKPNSTSTTRQPKKGGKPSAANCESDEEEALPMSYDEKRQLSLDINRLPGEKLGRVVHIIQSREPSLRDSNPDEIEIDFETLKPSTLRELERYVKSCLQKKQRKPLQKAGSAPGGGPSRLSGSSSSSDSGSSSSSGSSSESSDSD from the exons ATGTCAGCGGTCACATCTCCTAGCCAGGCTCCTCCCACTATTGTCAACCCTCCTCCACCTGAAGTTACGAACCCCaataagcctggccgaaaaaccaATCAGCTACAGTACATGCAGAATGTAGTTGTGAAGACTTTATGGAGGCATCAGTTTGCTTGGCCCTtttacacacctgtggatgccATCAAGTTGAATCTTCCG GACTACCATAAAGTTATCAAAAACCCAATGGATATGGGAACAATCAAGAAGAGACTTGAGAATAATTACTACTGGACCGCTGGTGAATGCATGCAGGATTTCAACACTATGTTCACAAACTGTTATATCTATAACAAG CCTACAGATGATATTGTCCTCATGGCGCAAGCCTTGGAAAAAATTTTCCTCCAGAAGGTAGCACAGATGCCCCAGGAGGAGGTGGAACTACTGCCACCACCTCCAAAAGGCAAAGCACGCAAACCTGGGCCACCCCCTAGCTCAG AAAATCAGCAAGCTTTGGCTATGTCCTCTGCTTCCCCGTCCTCTTCGTGTCCAAGTTCTCCTCCACAGCTGCCCCAAACTCCTGTAATAGCAGCCACGCCTGTGTCAACCATCACCTCCAATGTCCAAGCTGTGCCTCCTGCTGCATCCATGCTCCCCAGTGCACAGCCTGTCGTCAAA AAGAAGGGGGTGAAGCGGAAAGCAGACaccaccacccccaccacctGCGCCATCACTGCCAGCAGAGGAGAATCTCCCACCGGCATGCTTGAGTCCAAACACAGTAAGGTCATCTCCAGACGTGAGAGCACTGGCCGACCGATCAAACCCCCCAAGAAGGATCTAGAAGACAATGAGCTGCTCCAACAAGGCAACAAGAAGAGTAAGCTTAGCGATCATCTCAAATACTGTGACACCATCCTGAAGGAGATGCTGTCGAAGAAACATGCAGCCTATGCTTGGCCTTTTTATAAACCAGTGGATGCAGAGGCCCTAGAACTGCACGACTACCATGAAATCATCAAGCAACCCATGGATCTGAGCACTGTCAAA AAAAAGATGGATGGCAGAGAGTACCCAGATGCCCAGAGCTTTGCAGCAGATGTCCGGTTAATGTTCTCAAACTGCTACAAATACAATCCGCCTGATCATGAGGTTGTTGCCATGGCAAGGAAGCTTCAG GATGTTTTTGAGATGCGCTTTGCTAAGATGCCAGATGAGCCTGCTGAGCCATCATCCCCTGGGGCAGTCTCAGCCACAGCCGTGGTCAGCAAGAGTACGGGCAGCAGTGAGAGCAGTGCTGActcctccagctccagctctgaCTCTGAGGAAGAGCGTGCCACACGTCTGGCTGAACTGCAGGAACAG CTGAAGGCTGTTCATGAACAGCTAGCTGCTCTGTCACAGGGCCCTGTCAGCAagccaaagaagaaaaaagagaagaaagagaaggaaaagaagaagaaagacaaagagaaagacaaagacaaaagcAAGGCcaaggtggtggtggaggaggagaaaaagactAAGTCTTCACAGCAGAACAAGCAGACTCAGCCAAAAAAGAGCTCCACGAGGAAACCTAACAGCACATCCACTACCAG GCAGCCCAAAAAGGGTGGCAAACCCAGTGCAGCAAACTGTGAGTCAGATGAGGAGGAGGCCCTTCCCATGTCATATGATGAGAAAAGACAGCTCAGCCTGGACATCAACCGGCTGCCAGGCGAGAAGTTGGGTCGCGTGGTGCACATTATCCAGTCTCGGGAGCCTTCGCTGCGTGATTCTAACCCGGATGAAATTGAGATTGACTTCGAGACACTTAAGCCTTCCACACTACGTGAGCTGGAGCGCTATGTCAAGTCCTGTTTACAGAAGAAGCAGCGCAAACCTTTAC AGAAGGCGGGGTCAGCGCCTGGGGGTGGGCCATCTCGGCTGAGTGGCAGCAGCAGTTCTTCCGACTCTGGCAGCAGTAGCTCCAGTGGCTCCAGCTCCGAGAGCAGCGACTCAGACTGA
- the LOC136678089 gene encoding bromodomain-containing protein 3-like isoform X5, translating into MSAVTSPSQAPPTIVNPPPPEVTNPNKPGRKTNQLQYMQNVVVKTLWRHQFAWPFYTPVDAIKLNLPDYHKVIKNPMDMGTIKKRLENNYYWTAGECMQDFNTMFTNCYIYNKPTDDIVLMAQALEKIFLQKVAQMPQEEVELLPPPPKGKARKPGPPPSSENQQALAMSSASPSSSCPSSPPQLPQTPVIAATPVSTITSNVQAVPPAASMLPSAQPVVKKKGVKRKADTTTPTTCAITASRGESPTGMLESKHSKVISRRESTGRPIKPPKKDLEDNELLQQGNKKSKLSDHLKYCDTILKEMLSKKHAAYAWPFYKPVDAEALELHDYHEIIKQPMDLSTVKKKMDGREYPDAQSFAADVRLMFSNCYKYNPPDHEVVAMARKLQDVFEMRFAKMPDEPAEPSSPGAVSATAVVSKSTGSSESSADSSSSSSDSEEERATRLAELQEQLKAVHEQLAALSQGPVSKPKKKKEKKEKEKKKKDKEKDKDKSKAKVVVEEEKKTKSSQQNKQTQPKKSSTRKPNSTSTTRQPKKGGKPSAANCESDEEEALPMSYDEKRQLSLDINRLPGEKLGRVVHIIQSREPSLRDSNPDEIEIDFETLKPSTLRELERYVKSCLQKKQRKPLPGTGKKSAKTKEELVQEKKKELEKRLQDVSGQLNNNKKAPKKEKAGSAPGGGPSRLSGSSSSSDSGSSSSSGSSSESSDSD; encoded by the exons ATGTCAGCGGTCACATCTCCTAGCCAGGCTCCTCCCACTATTGTCAACCCTCCTCCACCTGAAGTTACGAACCCCaataagcctggccgaaaaaccaATCAGCTACAGTACATGCAGAATGTAGTTGTGAAGACTTTATGGAGGCATCAGTTTGCTTGGCCCTtttacacacctgtggatgccATCAAGTTGAATCTTCCG GACTACCATAAAGTTATCAAAAACCCAATGGATATGGGAACAATCAAGAAGAGACTTGAGAATAATTACTACTGGACCGCTGGTGAATGCATGCAGGATTTCAACACTATGTTCACAAACTGTTATATCTATAACAAG CCTACAGATGATATTGTCCTCATGGCGCAAGCCTTGGAAAAAATTTTCCTCCAGAAGGTAGCACAGATGCCCCAGGAGGAGGTGGAACTACTGCCACCACCTCCAAAAGGCAAAGCACGCAAACCTGGGCCACCCCCTAGCTCAG AAAATCAGCAAGCTTTGGCTATGTCCTCTGCTTCCCCGTCCTCTTCGTGTCCAAGTTCTCCTCCACAGCTGCCCCAAACTCCTGTAATAGCAGCCACGCCTGTGTCAACCATCACCTCCAATGTCCAAGCTGTGCCTCCTGCTGCATCCATGCTCCCCAGTGCACAGCCTGTCGTCAAA AAGAAGGGGGTGAAGCGGAAAGCAGACaccaccacccccaccacctGCGCCATCACTGCCAGCAGAGGAGAATCTCCCACCGGCATGCTTGAGTCCAAACACAGTAAGGTCATCTCCAGACGTGAGAGCACTGGCCGACCGATCAAACCCCCCAAGAAGGATCTAGAAGACAATGAGCTGCTCCAACAAGGCAACAAGAAGAGTAAGCTTAGCGATCATCTCAAATACTGTGACACCATCCTGAAGGAGATGCTGTCGAAGAAACATGCAGCCTATGCTTGGCCTTTTTATAAACCAGTGGATGCAGAGGCCCTAGAACTGCACGACTACCATGAAATCATCAAGCAACCCATGGATCTGAGCACTGTCAAA AAAAAGATGGATGGCAGAGAGTACCCAGATGCCCAGAGCTTTGCAGCAGATGTCCGGTTAATGTTCTCAAACTGCTACAAATACAATCCGCCTGATCATGAGGTTGTTGCCATGGCAAGGAAGCTTCAG GATGTTTTTGAGATGCGCTTTGCTAAGATGCCAGATGAGCCTGCTGAGCCATCATCCCCTGGGGCAGTCTCAGCCACAGCCGTGGTCAGCAAGAGTACGGGCAGCAGTGAGAGCAGTGCTGActcctccagctccagctctgaCTCTGAGGAAGAGCGTGCCACACGTCTGGCTGAACTGCAGGAACAG CTGAAGGCTGTTCATGAACAGCTAGCTGCTCTGTCACAGGGCCCTGTCAGCAagccaaagaagaaaaaagagaagaaagagaaggaaaagaagaagaaagacaaagagaaagacaaagacaaaagcAAGGCcaaggtggtggtggaggaggagaaaaagactAAGTCTTCACAGCAGAACAAGCAGACTCAGCCAAAAAAGAGCTCCACGAGGAAACCTAACAGCACATCCACTACCAG GCAGCCCAAAAAGGGTGGCAAACCCAGTGCAGCAAACTGTGAGTCAGATGAGGAGGAGGCCCTTCCCATGTCATATGATGAGAAAAGACAGCTCAGCCTGGACATCAACCGGCTGCCAGGCGAGAAGTTGGGTCGCGTGGTGCACATTATCCAGTCTCGGGAGCCTTCGCTGCGTGATTCTAACCCGGATGAAATTGAGATTGACTTCGAGACACTTAAGCCTTCCACACTACGTGAGCTGGAGCGCTATGTCAAGTCCTGTTTACAGAAGAAGCAGCGCAAACCTTTAC CGGGCACTGGGAAAAAGAGTGCCAAGACTAAAGAGGAACTGGTTcaggaaaagaagaaagagtTAGAAAAGAGGCTGCAGGACGTGAGCGGACAACTGAACAACAACAAGAAAGCGCCCAAAAAAG AGAAGGCGGGGTCAGCGCCTGGGGGTGGGCCATCTCGGCTGAGTGGCAGCAGCAGTTCTTCCGACTCTGGCAGCAGTAGCTCCAGTGGCTCCAGCTCCGAGAGCAGCGACTCAGACTGA
- the LOC136678089 gene encoding bromodomain-containing protein 3-like isoform X1: MSAVTSPSQAPPTIVNPPPPEVTNPNKPGRKTNQLQYMQNVVVKTLWRHQFAWPFYTPVDAIKLNLPDYHKVIKNPMDMGTIKKRLENNYYWTAGECMQDFNTMFTNCYIYNKPTDDIVLMAQALEKIFLQKVAQMPQEEVELLPPPPKGKARKPGPPPSSENQQALAMSSASPSSSCPSSPPQLPQTPVIAATPVSTITSNVQAVPPAASMLPSAQPVVKKKGVKRKADTTTPTTCAITASRGESPTGMLESKHSKVISRRESTGRPIKPPKKDLEDNELLQQGNKKSKLSDHLKYCDTILKEMLSKKHAAYAWPFYKPVDAEALELHDYHEIIKQPMDLSTVKKKMDGREYPDAQSFAADVRLMFSNCYKYNPPDHEVVAMARKLQDVFEMRFAKMPDEPAEPSSPGAVSATAVVSKSTGSSESSADSSSSSSDSEEERATRLAELQEQQITKDHPKGYRAGGKNGCAKHFQLKAVHEQLAALSQGPVSKPKKKKEKKEKEKKKKDKEKDKDKSKAKVVVEEEKKTKSSQQNKQTQPKKSSTRKPNSTSTTRQPKKGGKPSAANCESDEEEALPMSYDEKRQLSLDINRLPGEKLGRVVHIIQSREPSLRDSNPDEIEIDFETLKPSTLRELERYVKSCLQKKQRKPLPGTGKKSAKTKEELVQEKKKELEKRLQDVSGQLNNNKKAPKKAEKAGSAPGGGPSRLSGSSSSSDSGSSSSSGSSSESSDSD; this comes from the exons ATGTCAGCGGTCACATCTCCTAGCCAGGCTCCTCCCACTATTGTCAACCCTCCTCCACCTGAAGTTACGAACCCCaataagcctggccgaaaaaccaATCAGCTACAGTACATGCAGAATGTAGTTGTGAAGACTTTATGGAGGCATCAGTTTGCTTGGCCCTtttacacacctgtggatgccATCAAGTTGAATCTTCCG GACTACCATAAAGTTATCAAAAACCCAATGGATATGGGAACAATCAAGAAGAGACTTGAGAATAATTACTACTGGACCGCTGGTGAATGCATGCAGGATTTCAACACTATGTTCACAAACTGTTATATCTATAACAAG CCTACAGATGATATTGTCCTCATGGCGCAAGCCTTGGAAAAAATTTTCCTCCAGAAGGTAGCACAGATGCCCCAGGAGGAGGTGGAACTACTGCCACCACCTCCAAAAGGCAAAGCACGCAAACCTGGGCCACCCCCTAGCTCAG AAAATCAGCAAGCTTTGGCTATGTCCTCTGCTTCCCCGTCCTCTTCGTGTCCAAGTTCTCCTCCACAGCTGCCCCAAACTCCTGTAATAGCAGCCACGCCTGTGTCAACCATCACCTCCAATGTCCAAGCTGTGCCTCCTGCTGCATCCATGCTCCCCAGTGCACAGCCTGTCGTCAAA AAGAAGGGGGTGAAGCGGAAAGCAGACaccaccacccccaccacctGCGCCATCACTGCCAGCAGAGGAGAATCTCCCACCGGCATGCTTGAGTCCAAACACAGTAAGGTCATCTCCAGACGTGAGAGCACTGGCCGACCGATCAAACCCCCCAAGAAGGATCTAGAAGACAATGAGCTGCTCCAACAAGGCAACAAGAAGAGTAAGCTTAGCGATCATCTCAAATACTGTGACACCATCCTGAAGGAGATGCTGTCGAAGAAACATGCAGCCTATGCTTGGCCTTTTTATAAACCAGTGGATGCAGAGGCCCTAGAACTGCACGACTACCATGAAATCATCAAGCAACCCATGGATCTGAGCACTGTCAAA AAAAAGATGGATGGCAGAGAGTACCCAGATGCCCAGAGCTTTGCAGCAGATGTCCGGTTAATGTTCTCAAACTGCTACAAATACAATCCGCCTGATCATGAGGTTGTTGCCATGGCAAGGAAGCTTCAG GATGTTTTTGAGATGCGCTTTGCTAAGATGCCAGATGAGCCTGCTGAGCCATCATCCCCTGGGGCAGTCTCAGCCACAGCCGTGGTCAGCAAGAGTACGGGCAGCAGTGAGAGCAGTGCTGActcctccagctccagctctgaCTCTGAGGAAGAGCGTGCCACACGTCTGGCTGAACTGCAGGAACAG CAAATCACTAAGGACCACCCGAAGGGTTACAGGGCGGGGGGAAAAAACGGGTGTGCCAAACATTTTCAG CTGAAGGCTGTTCATGAACAGCTAGCTGCTCTGTCACAGGGCCCTGTCAGCAagccaaagaagaaaaaagagaagaaagagaaggaaaagaagaagaaagacaaagagaaagacaaagacaaaagcAAGGCcaaggtggtggtggaggaggagaaaaagactAAGTCTTCACAGCAGAACAAGCAGACTCAGCCAAAAAAGAGCTCCACGAGGAAACCTAACAGCACATCCACTACCAG GCAGCCCAAAAAGGGTGGCAAACCCAGTGCAGCAAACTGTGAGTCAGATGAGGAGGAGGCCCTTCCCATGTCATATGATGAGAAAAGACAGCTCAGCCTGGACATCAACCGGCTGCCAGGCGAGAAGTTGGGTCGCGTGGTGCACATTATCCAGTCTCGGGAGCCTTCGCTGCGTGATTCTAACCCGGATGAAATTGAGATTGACTTCGAGACACTTAAGCCTTCCACACTACGTGAGCTGGAGCGCTATGTCAAGTCCTGTTTACAGAAGAAGCAGCGCAAACCTTTAC CGGGCACTGGGAAAAAGAGTGCCAAGACTAAAGAGGAACTGGTTcaggaaaagaagaaagagtTAGAAAAGAGGCTGCAGGACGTGAGCGGACAACTGAACAACAACAAGAAAGCGCCCAAAAAAG CAGAGAAGGCGGGGTCAGCGCCTGGGGGTGGGCCATCTCGGCTGAGTGGCAGCAGCAGTTCTTCCGACTCTGGCAGCAGTAGCTCCAGTGGCTCCAGCTCCGAGAGCAGCGACTCAGACTGA
- the LOC136678089 gene encoding bromodomain-containing protein 3-like isoform X3, producing MSAVTSPSQAPPTIVNPPPPEVTNPNKPGRKTNQLQYMQNVVVKTLWRHQFAWPFYTPVDAIKLNLPDYHKVIKNPMDMGTIKKRLENNYYWTAGECMQDFNTMFTNCYIYNKPTDDIVLMAQALEKIFLQKVAQMPQEEVELLPPPPKGKARKPGPPPSSENQQALAMSSASPSSSCPSSPPQLPQTPVIAATPVSTITSNVQAVPPAASMLPSAQPVVKKGVKRKADTTTPTTCAITASRGESPTGMLESKHSKVISRRESTGRPIKPPKKDLEDNELLQQGNKKSKLSDHLKYCDTILKEMLSKKHAAYAWPFYKPVDAEALELHDYHEIIKQPMDLSTVKKKMDGREYPDAQSFAADVRLMFSNCYKYNPPDHEVVAMARKLQDVFEMRFAKMPDEPAEPSSPGAVSATAVVSKSTGSSESSADSSSSSSDSEEERATRLAELQEQQITKDHPKGYRAGGKNGCAKHFQLKAVHEQLAALSQGPVSKPKKKKEKKEKEKKKKDKEKDKDKSKAKVVVEEEKKTKSSQQNKQTQPKKSSTRKPNSTSTTRQPKKGGKPSAANCESDEEEALPMSYDEKRQLSLDINRLPGEKLGRVVHIIQSREPSLRDSNPDEIEIDFETLKPSTLRELERYVKSCLQKKQRKPLPGTGKKSAKTKEELVQEKKKELEKRLQDVSGQLNNNKKAPKKAEKAGSAPGGGPSRLSGSSSSSDSGSSSSSGSSSESSDSD from the exons ATGTCAGCGGTCACATCTCCTAGCCAGGCTCCTCCCACTATTGTCAACCCTCCTCCACCTGAAGTTACGAACCCCaataagcctggccgaaaaaccaATCAGCTACAGTACATGCAGAATGTAGTTGTGAAGACTTTATGGAGGCATCAGTTTGCTTGGCCCTtttacacacctgtggatgccATCAAGTTGAATCTTCCG GACTACCATAAAGTTATCAAAAACCCAATGGATATGGGAACAATCAAGAAGAGACTTGAGAATAATTACTACTGGACCGCTGGTGAATGCATGCAGGATTTCAACACTATGTTCACAAACTGTTATATCTATAACAAG CCTACAGATGATATTGTCCTCATGGCGCAAGCCTTGGAAAAAATTTTCCTCCAGAAGGTAGCACAGATGCCCCAGGAGGAGGTGGAACTACTGCCACCACCTCCAAAAGGCAAAGCACGCAAACCTGGGCCACCCCCTAGCTCAG AAAATCAGCAAGCTTTGGCTATGTCCTCTGCTTCCCCGTCCTCTTCGTGTCCAAGTTCTCCTCCACAGCTGCCCCAAACTCCTGTAATAGCAGCCACGCCTGTGTCAACCATCACCTCCAATGTCCAAGCTGTGCCTCCTGCTGCATCCATGCTCCCCAGTGCACAGCCTGTCGTCAAA AAGGGGGTGAAGCGGAAAGCAGACaccaccacccccaccacctGCGCCATCACTGCCAGCAGAGGAGAATCTCCCACCGGCATGCTTGAGTCCAAACACAGTAAGGTCATCTCCAGACGTGAGAGCACTGGCCGACCGATCAAACCCCCCAAGAAGGATCTAGAAGACAATGAGCTGCTCCAACAAGGCAACAAGAAGAGTAAGCTTAGCGATCATCTCAAATACTGTGACACCATCCTGAAGGAGATGCTGTCGAAGAAACATGCAGCCTATGCTTGGCCTTTTTATAAACCAGTGGATGCAGAGGCCCTAGAACTGCACGACTACCATGAAATCATCAAGCAACCCATGGATCTGAGCACTGTCAAA AAAAAGATGGATGGCAGAGAGTACCCAGATGCCCAGAGCTTTGCAGCAGATGTCCGGTTAATGTTCTCAAACTGCTACAAATACAATCCGCCTGATCATGAGGTTGTTGCCATGGCAAGGAAGCTTCAG GATGTTTTTGAGATGCGCTTTGCTAAGATGCCAGATGAGCCTGCTGAGCCATCATCCCCTGGGGCAGTCTCAGCCACAGCCGTGGTCAGCAAGAGTACGGGCAGCAGTGAGAGCAGTGCTGActcctccagctccagctctgaCTCTGAGGAAGAGCGTGCCACACGTCTGGCTGAACTGCAGGAACAG CAAATCACTAAGGACCACCCGAAGGGTTACAGGGCGGGGGGAAAAAACGGGTGTGCCAAACATTTTCAG CTGAAGGCTGTTCATGAACAGCTAGCTGCTCTGTCACAGGGCCCTGTCAGCAagccaaagaagaaaaaagagaagaaagagaaggaaaagaagaagaaagacaaagagaaagacaaagacaaaagcAAGGCcaaggtggtggtggaggaggagaaaaagactAAGTCTTCACAGCAGAACAAGCAGACTCAGCCAAAAAAGAGCTCCACGAGGAAACCTAACAGCACATCCACTACCAG GCAGCCCAAAAAGGGTGGCAAACCCAGTGCAGCAAACTGTGAGTCAGATGAGGAGGAGGCCCTTCCCATGTCATATGATGAGAAAAGACAGCTCAGCCTGGACATCAACCGGCTGCCAGGCGAGAAGTTGGGTCGCGTGGTGCACATTATCCAGTCTCGGGAGCCTTCGCTGCGTGATTCTAACCCGGATGAAATTGAGATTGACTTCGAGACACTTAAGCCTTCCACACTACGTGAGCTGGAGCGCTATGTCAAGTCCTGTTTACAGAAGAAGCAGCGCAAACCTTTAC CGGGCACTGGGAAAAAGAGTGCCAAGACTAAAGAGGAACTGGTTcaggaaaagaagaaagagtTAGAAAAGAGGCTGCAGGACGTGAGCGGACAACTGAACAACAACAAGAAAGCGCCCAAAAAAG CAGAGAAGGCGGGGTCAGCGCCTGGGGGTGGGCCATCTCGGCTGAGTGGCAGCAGCAGTTCTTCCGACTCTGGCAGCAGTAGCTCCAGTGGCTCCAGCTCCGAGAGCAGCGACTCAGACTGA
- the LOC136678089 gene encoding bromodomain-containing protein 3-like isoform X4 — MSAVTSPSQAPPTIVNPPPPEVTNPNKPGRKTNQLQYMQNVVVKTLWRHQFAWPFYTPVDAIKLNLPDYHKVIKNPMDMGTIKKRLENNYYWTAGECMQDFNTMFTNCYIYNKPTDDIVLMAQALEKIFLQKVAQMPQEEVELLPPPPKGKARKPGPPPSSENQQALAMSSASPSSSCPSSPPQLPQTPVIAATPVSTITSNVQAVPPAASMLPSAQPVVKKKGVKRKADTTTPTTCAITASRGESPTGMLESKHSKVISRRESTGRPIKPPKKDLEDNELLQQGNKKSKLSDHLKYCDTILKEMLSKKHAAYAWPFYKPVDAEALELHDYHEIIKQPMDLSTVKKKMDGREYPDAQSFAADVRLMFSNCYKYNPPDHEVVAMARKLQDVFEMRFAKMPDEPAEPSSPGAVSATAVVSKSTGSSESSADSSSSSSDSEEERATRLAELQEQLKAVHEQLAALSQGPVSKPKKKKEKKEKEKKKKDKEKDKDKSKAKVVVEEEKKTKSSQQNKQTQPKKSSTRKPNSTSTTRQPKKGGKPSAANCESDEEEALPMSYDEKRQLSLDINRLPGEKLGRVVHIIQSREPSLRDSNPDEIEIDFETLKPSTLRELERYVKSCLQKKQRKPLPGTGKKSAKTKEELVQEKKKELEKRLQDVSGQLNNNKKAPKKAEKAGSAPGGGPSRLSGSSSSSDSGSSSSSGSSSESSDSD; from the exons ATGTCAGCGGTCACATCTCCTAGCCAGGCTCCTCCCACTATTGTCAACCCTCCTCCACCTGAAGTTACGAACCCCaataagcctggccgaaaaaccaATCAGCTACAGTACATGCAGAATGTAGTTGTGAAGACTTTATGGAGGCATCAGTTTGCTTGGCCCTtttacacacctgtggatgccATCAAGTTGAATCTTCCG GACTACCATAAAGTTATCAAAAACCCAATGGATATGGGAACAATCAAGAAGAGACTTGAGAATAATTACTACTGGACCGCTGGTGAATGCATGCAGGATTTCAACACTATGTTCACAAACTGTTATATCTATAACAAG CCTACAGATGATATTGTCCTCATGGCGCAAGCCTTGGAAAAAATTTTCCTCCAGAAGGTAGCACAGATGCCCCAGGAGGAGGTGGAACTACTGCCACCACCTCCAAAAGGCAAAGCACGCAAACCTGGGCCACCCCCTAGCTCAG AAAATCAGCAAGCTTTGGCTATGTCCTCTGCTTCCCCGTCCTCTTCGTGTCCAAGTTCTCCTCCACAGCTGCCCCAAACTCCTGTAATAGCAGCCACGCCTGTGTCAACCATCACCTCCAATGTCCAAGCTGTGCCTCCTGCTGCATCCATGCTCCCCAGTGCACAGCCTGTCGTCAAA AAGAAGGGGGTGAAGCGGAAAGCAGACaccaccacccccaccacctGCGCCATCACTGCCAGCAGAGGAGAATCTCCCACCGGCATGCTTGAGTCCAAACACAGTAAGGTCATCTCCAGACGTGAGAGCACTGGCCGACCGATCAAACCCCCCAAGAAGGATCTAGAAGACAATGAGCTGCTCCAACAAGGCAACAAGAAGAGTAAGCTTAGCGATCATCTCAAATACTGTGACACCATCCTGAAGGAGATGCTGTCGAAGAAACATGCAGCCTATGCTTGGCCTTTTTATAAACCAGTGGATGCAGAGGCCCTAGAACTGCACGACTACCATGAAATCATCAAGCAACCCATGGATCTGAGCACTGTCAAA AAAAAGATGGATGGCAGAGAGTACCCAGATGCCCAGAGCTTTGCAGCAGATGTCCGGTTAATGTTCTCAAACTGCTACAAATACAATCCGCCTGATCATGAGGTTGTTGCCATGGCAAGGAAGCTTCAG GATGTTTTTGAGATGCGCTTTGCTAAGATGCCAGATGAGCCTGCTGAGCCATCATCCCCTGGGGCAGTCTCAGCCACAGCCGTGGTCAGCAAGAGTACGGGCAGCAGTGAGAGCAGTGCTGActcctccagctccagctctgaCTCTGAGGAAGAGCGTGCCACACGTCTGGCTGAACTGCAGGAACAG CTGAAGGCTGTTCATGAACAGCTAGCTGCTCTGTCACAGGGCCCTGTCAGCAagccaaagaagaaaaaagagaagaaagagaaggaaaagaagaagaaagacaaagagaaagacaaagacaaaagcAAGGCcaaggtggtggtggaggaggagaaaaagactAAGTCTTCACAGCAGAACAAGCAGACTCAGCCAAAAAAGAGCTCCACGAGGAAACCTAACAGCACATCCACTACCAG GCAGCCCAAAAAGGGTGGCAAACCCAGTGCAGCAAACTGTGAGTCAGATGAGGAGGAGGCCCTTCCCATGTCATATGATGAGAAAAGACAGCTCAGCCTGGACATCAACCGGCTGCCAGGCGAGAAGTTGGGTCGCGTGGTGCACATTATCCAGTCTCGGGAGCCTTCGCTGCGTGATTCTAACCCGGATGAAATTGAGATTGACTTCGAGACACTTAAGCCTTCCACACTACGTGAGCTGGAGCGCTATGTCAAGTCCTGTTTACAGAAGAAGCAGCGCAAACCTTTAC CGGGCACTGGGAAAAAGAGTGCCAAGACTAAAGAGGAACTGGTTcaggaaaagaagaaagagtTAGAAAAGAGGCTGCAGGACGTGAGCGGACAACTGAACAACAACAAGAAAGCGCCCAAAAAAG CAGAGAAGGCGGGGTCAGCGCCTGGGGGTGGGCCATCTCGGCTGAGTGGCAGCAGCAGTTCTTCCGACTCTGGCAGCAGTAGCTCCAGTGGCTCCAGCTCCGAGAGCAGCGACTCAGACTGA